In a single window of the Populus alba chromosome 16, ASM523922v2, whole genome shotgun sequence genome:
- the LOC118062631 gene encoding uncharacterized protein: protein MPQVDLETLVSACAGGTCDSKIACETLAAATTTTTNTNNYRSLPPPPPPPDSPDVAEVPPDFPPESFWLSKDAELDWFNTNAYYERKDSTKGNSNSANLNPNLIPNPNHNSSNSQRFFSFHSKASMIGLPKIQKSTFVVDTKKRRICKHGNTRLFPKRSGSTGKSDPTGMIEPSSPKVSCMGRVRSKKDRRRLRKKQLQQKEQLSFQSTGKKESTRKDKKKEAGFFASLKAIFSCKSNIKDISHRTTGNDTSYGGSVSESYTFKKSSDIRDRLPASDIDAPHRRSFGMEPLAAEPVVGLGGMTRFASGRRSESWSVEIGVA, encoded by the coding sequence ATGCCACAAGTGGATCTTGAAACTCTAGTCTCAGCCTGCGCCGGAGGCACCTGCGACAGCAAAATTGCCTGTGAGACTCTCGCCgccgccaccaccaccaccactaacACAAACAACTACCGCTCCCTaccgccaccaccaccaccaccagacTCGCCTGATGTTGCCGAAGTACCACCAGATTTCCCGCCAGAATCCTTCTGGTTGTCCAAAGACGCTGAACTCGACTGGTTCAACACCAACGCTTACTATGAACGCAAAGATTCCACAAAAGGAAACTCAAACTCCGCAAACTTAAACCCGAACCTCATCCCCAATCCCAACCATAACTCCTCCAATTCACAgcgtttcttttcctttcactCTAAGGCATCAATGATTGGCTTACCAAAGATACAGAAATCAACCTTCGTTGTTGACACAAAGAAACGCCGCATCTGTAAACATGGAAACACACGATTGTTTCCTAAACGGTCCGGTTCGACCGGTAAGTCGGATCCGACGGGTATGATTGAACCGTCTTCACCCAAAGTATCTTGTATGGGAAGAGTAAGATCGAAGAAAGATCGCCGTAGATTGCGGAAAAAACAGTTACAGCAAAAAGAACAGCTATCTTTTCAATCAACCGGAAAGAAGGAAAGTACTAGAAAGGACAAGAAGAAAGAAGCAGGTTTCTTTGCTAGTCTTAAAGCTATTTTCAGTTGTAAGAGTAACATCAAAGATATATCACATAGGACCACCGGCAATGACACGTCGTATGGTGGATCGGTTAGCGAGAGTTACACGTTTAAGAAATCGAGTGATATCAGGGATCGGTTGCCGGCGAGTGATATAGACGCGCCGCATAGGAGGAGCTTTGGAATGGAA